The Microbacterium esteraromaticum genome contains the following window.
GGCACACCGCTGGCGAGTGCCTCGGTGATCACCAAACCGTACGACTCGTAGACGCTCGGGAAGACGAACATGTCGGATGCCGCGAAGTAGGCCGGCAGGTCGGATCGCGGCCCTACGAACAGCACTCGATCGGCGACGCCGGCTGCCTCGGCGCGCTTGCGCATCCGCTCGATGGCCGATGCATACCCGCCGACGATCAGCAGCAGCACGGTGGGCGCGTGCACGAGCGCGTCGATCGCGATGGGCACACCCTTGCGGTCGAGCTCGTGCCCGATGAACAGCGCCACGCGGTGCTCGTCGTCGAGGTTCAACGCGGCGCGCGCCTGCGCCCGCTGCTCGAACGTCGGGGGAGCGAAACGGTCGAGATCGACGCCATGGGGAATCACGGTCACCGGGGGCGTGACCCGGCCGTACACGTCGCGCAGCACGTCGACCTCGCGGTCGGTCAGCGCGACGATGCCACGGTGCGCGTGCCCTCGGTAGCGCAGGCGATCACGCACGAACGTGAAGGTATGCAGGGGATTGCGCAGCATCCGCCACACGGTGTCGCCGCGGGCGCGCATCGCCGCCATCACCACCCCGTGGTTGACGTAGAGATCGCCGGTCATCACCGCGTTGTGGCAGATCGAGACCGCGCCGGGCCGCTCGGCGAGGAATCGCTTGGCCTTGCGCGTGCCGGCGATCGAGAAGTCGACGGCGTACCAGACGCGTGAGAGGCGGTGCAGGAACAATGAACGGAACCGTTTGCGCGCATGCCCGCGCGCGTCGTCGGCGGTGAACGATTCGACCGTGTGCCCGAGTTCGCGCAGGTGCGCGCCCAGTTGATTCGCGCTGCCGGCGACGCCGGACCCCGATCCGATCACGGGGATGATCTGCACGATGTGCATCACACCTCCTTTCGGAAGCGCGCCTCGACGCGCACCGGGCCGAGGCGGTACAGCGCGGCGCGACGTCGCGCGGCGGCACCGCGCTCGCCGCGCAACACGAGCGCACGAACGGATGCCCCCCACCACGCGGCCAGGCGAGCGGATGCCCACCCTCCGGCGCCGAAGTGCTTGCGCAGATAACGCTCCTGCGAGGCGAAGAACATCGCATCCCGGCGGCGCGGATCCGAGCTCGTGCCCGCTCCTACGTGCATCGCCTGCACCTCCTCGACGACACCGTGTCGCCAACCGAGCAGGTGTGCCCGGTACGCCCAATCGGTCTCCTCGGCGTACAGGAAGAACCGTTCGTCGAACCCGCCGACCTGCGCCAGCGCCTCGGCGCGCAGCAGCAGCACCGAACCGATGACGAATCCGTGGCGGTCCGAGCGCATCCGCCCGAGTCCGAGGGCATCCACCCACGACCCGAACGGCGACGGGAACGGCCACCGCACCCGCGCGGACTTGCCGCTCTCGTCGACCTGCGCCGGTCCGACGCTCGCGAGCGTCGGATCCGCGCGCAGCCGCTGGTGCAGGAGCCGCACGTCGTCGGCGCCGATGACCGCGTCGGGGTTCAGCAGCAGCACGTCGGCATCCGCGTGGCCCGGTTCGCGCAGTGCGAGGTTCACGGCCGCACCGAAGCCGAGGTTCGCGCCAGGATCGATGTAGCTCACGCCGAGGTCAGCGCACAGCTCGCGGATCTCGGGCATCGACGAATTGTCGATGACCGTCACCGGAAGTGCGGTGACCGGTTCGAGCGCGCGCCGCAGCATCTCGGGCCCGCCGTAGGCGACCACGACGATCCGCAGTTCGCGGTGGCCGGCATCCGTCGACGCTCTGGCCGCCGCGCGGTACAGCCGCTGGTACTGGTCGGTGACGGCATCCCACGAACACTCAGCGGCGCGAGCGAAGCCCGCCGCGCGCAATGCGTCGCGCTCGGAACCGGCCGCCCGCAGCAGAGCGCCGGCGAGTGCGGTCGGGTCACCGTGCGGCACGACGAGGCCCGCGCCACCGACCACGTCGGGCAGGGCACCCGCGTCGCTGGAAACCACCGGCACACCGGCCGCCATCGCCTCGACGGCCACGCGGCCGAACTGCTCTGTCCAGCGCGCGGTCGGCACCGACGGGACGGCGAGCACGTCGATCGACGTGTAGAACTCACCCATCCGCTCGGGGGCGACGGCGCCGACGAGCTCGACGCGGTCGGTGATGCCCAATGCCTCAGCCCGCGACGTGATCTCGGCGGCCAGCGGCCCGCTACCGGCCAGACGCGCCCGCAGCCGCGGCTGCGCGGACACCGCCTCGAGCAGCACCTGTACGCCCTTCTCCTCGACGAGACGCCCGACGAATCCGACCACAACCGGGCCGCCGACACGCGGATGCCCGCGATCGGCGTCCACGCCGGCATCCGCAGGAGCGCCCGCCTCAGCATCCGTCGAGGCCTCCACCCCGAGTGAGATCAGCGTCGGCGCCCCGGGAAACCCCTTCGCGACGCAGATCTCACCGGCCGCGCTGTTGCACACCGATAGTCCCGCCGCGCCGCGCAGCGCGGCCCGCTCGAACCACCGGAACGGCACCGGGTAGCGCTTGGCGATGTTCTGCGCCGAGTAGAGCACGTAGGGCGCGCGCTGACGGCGCAGCCATCGCAGCAGCAGGATCTCGGCCGTGGCCAGCGCGAACGGCTCTTCGTGGATGTCGATCACATCCCAGTCGGCACCCAGCGCCCGCCATAGTGGGAGCGGGGAGTACAGGAACAGCGCGGGATGTCGTCCGAACGTGCTCGCCGGCAGCACCCACGGCTCGGTATCGGCGTCGAGCGACACCGGCACCCCACCGGCATGCCAGCGGTGCGCCGTGACCAGGCGCACGGTCTCGCCGCGACGGAGCAGTACCCGCTCCCGCGTGCGCCACGGCCCCACCGTGGCGCTGTGAGAAATTCTCAGTACGCGCAACCCATCTCCCCTGTAGGCTAAGCACCACAATAGACTGCGCCTCTTCTTCCTGTGGGCGCAGACATTCGGCAGTAGTCGTCGGGGGATGACTACTGCTTTGGGGACAGGAAGCACGGCTGTGGGAGCCGTGATCTGGGGATTGCTGGGGAAACTGGGGATGTATCGTTCGCGTTCAGCGAGCCCGCACATCGTGCACCTCGCGCATACGACGGCGGCCGGCGGAGCCGAGCTCGCACTCAAGCGTCTTCTCGACGTGAAGCCCGACTGGGAGTCGAGTCTTCTGATCCCGGCCGAAGAAGAAGAGAACGTCTTCGTCGGGGTCAGCACCTCGACCGGTGGCGTGCGCCAGCTCTCCGGCGCCAGCCGTAGCGGCGCGCTGCGCGCACTCGGACTCGGCACGCGACTGCTGATCCAGGCCGGCATCACGCGCTGGCACCCGGCCGTTCGGCACAGCGACCTCGTCGTCGCCAACTCCACCCGCTCGGCCGCCTACGGCGTGCTCGCGGTGCTGGGCACGCGGCGCCCGTTCGTCGTGCACCTGCGTGATCACATCGCGCCCGAGGCGCTGGGCTCGGTCGGCTACCGCATCATGACCCGTCTGGTGCTTCCGCGCGCCAACGGTGTGATCGCGAACTCGCGCGGCACCCTCGAGACGGCGCGCGAGTTCCTCCGCGACGACGCCGTCGTCGCGGTCATCCCGAGTCCGTCCGGTCTTGGGCGGTTGCGCCGCCACTCTCACGACGAAGGACCGCTGCGTATCGGGATGCTCGCGCGCCTCGACCCGTGGAAGGGGCAGGTCGCGCTGCTCGACGCGTTCGCGCAGGCGTTTCCCGACGGTGACGCGCAGCTCGACCTGGCCGGTGCCGCACTATTCGAACACGCCGAGTTCGCCGACGACCTTCGCGTGCGCGCCGAGGAGTTGGGCATCGCCGATCGGGTCAATCTGCTGGGGCACGTGCACGACATCGCCCCGTTGCTGGCGACGTGGGACGTCGCCGTGCAGTACTCGTTGCGCGCCGAACCGATGGGGCAGAACGTGTTGCAGTGCTTGGCTGCCGGCACCGCGGTCGTCGTCGCCGACGAGGGTGGGCCGACCGAATGGGTGCGCCACGAGCGCAACGGCTTGCGGGTCGCGCCGCGCGACATCGACGCGCTGTCCGAGGCGCTGCGCCGTCTCGCCGACGACCTCGCGCTGCGACAGCGACTGAGCGCCGCCGCGGTGCTGACCCCGGGGCTGCTCGGTGATGCCGAGATCGCTGCGATCCACGCCGGCGTCTACCGCGACGTGATCACGCTTGCATCCGCAGACCGTCGCGCAGCGACTGGGCGGGGCGCGCGCAGTACGGCGCCGAGCATGCGCACGGTTGGGGCGTCGCTGGCCACGCTTCAGACGACCGATGCTCCGTCCGTGGCGGCTCGTGCCTCGTGATCGTCTAGGCTGACGGCGTGATCGAACCCGCGCCGGAGGTGGCTGCCGAGAGCCGCACAGGTGCGGTGCCCGCCAGCATCCGACTGCGTCTGGCCCGCGCCGCGGTGCAGACGCTGGCTGAGGAAGCGGGAGCCCGGATGCTACATATCAAGGGCGACGCGATCGATCCGTCCCTGCGCGCGGTGCCGCGATACGGTACCGACGTCGATGCACTGGTTGACCCGCGCCGGATCCGCGCGATGCATGAGACGCTGCTCGCTCACGGATGGCGGGTCTACAGTACGTTCCGGTTCGGCTCATCGTTCGAGCACGCGCAGACCTACCTGCACGACACCTGGGGCTACTTCGACATGCACCGCCGGTTTCCCGGCATAGGTCTCGCTGATCAGCAGGCGTTCGAACAGCTGTGGGCGCAGCGCAGCCCGCAGGCATCCGCGGGCAGAACGTACTGGGCGCCGAGCATCGACGCGCAGGCGATGATCCTCGTGCTCAACGCTGTGCGCGGCGCCGGGGGAATGCCGCCGTTCTGGCACGAGCTCGATGACGAGCAGCACGAGCGGGTCATCGGTCTCGTCGAGGTGATGCGCGCCGACGTCGCCTTCGCCGTGGCGACCGGCGAACTCGACCTCTACAGCGATCGTCGCGAGTATCTG
Protein-coding sequences here:
- a CDS encoding glycosyltransferase, which codes for MGPWRTRERVLLRRGETVRLVTAHRWHAGGVPVSLDADTEPWVLPASTFGRHPALFLYSPLPLWRALGADWDVIDIHEEPFALATAEILLLRWLRRQRAPYVLYSAQNIAKRYPVPFRWFERAALRGAAGLSVCNSAAGEICVAKGFPGAPTLISLGVEASTDAEAGAPADAGVDADRGHPRVGGPVVVGFVGRLVEEKGVQVLLEAVSAQPRLRARLAGSGPLAAEITSRAEALGITDRVELVGAVAPERMGEFYTSIDVLAVPSVPTARWTEQFGRVAVEAMAAGVPVVSSDAGALPDVVGGAGLVVPHGDPTALAGALLRAAGSERDALRAAGFARAAECSWDAVTDQYQRLYRAAARASTDAGHRELRIVVVAYGGPEMLRRALEPVTALPVTVIDNSSMPEIRELCADLGVSYIDPGANLGFGAAVNLALREPGHADADVLLLNPDAVIGADDVRLLHQRLRADPTLASVGPAQVDESGKSARVRWPFPSPFGSWVDALGLGRMRSDRHGFVIGSVLLLRAEALAQVGGFDERFFLYAEETDWAYRAHLLGWRHGVVEEVQAMHVGAGTSSDPRRRDAMFFASQERYLRKHFGAGGWASARLAAWWGASVRALVLRGERGAAARRRAALYRLGPVRVEARFRKEV
- a CDS encoding glycosyltransferase family 4 protein, with protein sequence MHIVQIIPVIGSGSGVAGSANQLGAHLRELGHTVESFTADDARGHARKRFRSLFLHRLSRVWYAVDFSIAGTRKAKRFLAERPGAVSICHNAVMTGDLYVNHGVVMAAMRARGDTVWRMLRNPLHTFTFVRDRLRYRGHAHRGIVALTDREVDVLRDVYGRVTPPVTVIPHGVDLDRFAPPTFEQRAQARAALNLDDEHRVALFIGHELDRKGVPIAIDALVHAPTVLLLIVGGYASAIERMRKRAEAAGVADRVLFVGPRSDLPAYFAASDMFVFPSVYESYGLVITEALASGVPVISAPVGCAPDVIADGENGYLVERSAAAFADAMERLAATDVADWHEACRASVEHLSWRATAEQYVTLLERVAPERAGRAAS
- a CDS encoding glycosyltransferase family 4 protein, which produces MYRSRSASPHIVHLAHTTAAGGAELALKRLLDVKPDWESSLLIPAEEEENVFVGVSTSTGGVRQLSGASRSGALRALGLGTRLLIQAGITRWHPAVRHSDLVVANSTRSAAYGVLAVLGTRRPFVVHLRDHIAPEALGSVGYRIMTRLVLPRANGVIANSRGTLETAREFLRDDAVVAVIPSPSGLGRLRRHSHDEGPLRIGMLARLDPWKGQVALLDAFAQAFPDGDAQLDLAGAALFEHAEFADDLRVRAEELGIADRVNLLGHVHDIAPLLATWDVAVQYSLRAEPMGQNVLQCLAAGTAVVVADEGGPTEWVRHERNGLRVAPRDIDALSEALRRLADDLALRQRLSAAAVLTPGLLGDAEIAAIHAGVYRDVITLASADRRAATGRGARSTAPSMRTVGASLATLQTTDAPSVAARAS
- a CDS encoding 2-nitropropane dioxygenase, translated to MIEPAPEVAAESRTGAVPASIRLRLARAAVQTLAEEAGARMLHIKGDAIDPSLRAVPRYGTDVDALVDPRRIRAMHETLLAHGWRVYSTFRFGSSFEHAQTYLHDTWGYFDMHRRFPGIGLADQQAFEQLWAQRSPQASAGRTYWAPSIDAQAMILVLNAVRGAGGMPPFWHELDDEQHERVIGLVEVMRADVAFAVATGELDLYSDRREYLLWKVTSQGGPRVVEWWARIRAQSTLRGRLRVAVQAPVVNIDRLSRRLGHAPTRRQVIAEFFRRAVRGVTETASMVVRRVRSKR